The bacterium sequence GCCGAGGAGGCCGACGGAACGGTTGAACAGGCCCGAGTCCTGCCAGAAGACGTCGCCGCACAGCGTTTTGGCGTATACGACGAACGCCGCCAAAGCGACCGCCGCGGCTACGTAGAAACGCTCGCCGGGCAAGGGGAATCTAGCTTTCATAACAAAAGATAATCCGCCCTACGCCGCCAGGAATATCAAACGAGCGACGAAGAGCGCGGCCAGCACGTACGCCAGCGGGCTTACCTCCCGCCACCGCCCCGCGACGACCATCACTATGGGGTACGATATGAAACCGAGCGTGATGCCGTTCGCGATCGAGAACGTAAACGGTATGGCGATCAAAGTCACAAACGCCGGGATGGCCTCCACCGGGACGTCCCACTTGATATCCTTGAGCCCCGTCAACATAAACGAACCGACGATTATGAGCGCCGGCGCCGTTATGGGCTGTAGGAAGCGCGTCATCTCGAAGAAGCCGCGCACCGACGCGCCGCCGAGTACGCCCTCCAGCGGGGCCCCCTGCGTTACCATTATGCCGCCGCCGACCATCCTGGCCAGCGGCAAGAACAGCGGCGCGACCAAGAAGAGCGCCGCGGTTACGACGTTCGCGAGGCCGGTGCGGGCGCCGGCCGCGATGCCGGCCGCGGACTCGATATAGGAAGTCGTCGTCGACGTGCCGAAGGCCGCGCCCACCGACGTCGCGACGCCGTCGGAAATAAGGGCGCGGTTGATGCGGGGCATCCGCCCCTTTTCGTCCAAGAACTTGCCCTGCTCCGCTATGCCCAGGAAAGTCCCCAGCGTATCGAACATATCCATAAAGAGGAAAACGAAAATTACGTTTAGAAGGCCCAACTTGAACGCGCCCGCCAGGTCCATCTGTAAGAACAACGTCGCTTTGGGAAGCGGCCCCACTTCGACCAGGTGTTTCAGCGGCCCGACGAAAACGGGCGCGACACTTTCCGGAACCGCAACGACGCCGGTGTACTCGACCTGGCCGAAGACGAGCGCCGCCGCGGCGGTGAGCAGCATCCCGTAGAGCAACGCGCCCCGCCACTTCAATACCAACATTATGGCGGTTACGACGAGGCCGAAGACGGCGAGCAGCGCCGCGGGGTGCGTCAGGTCGCCCAACGTGACGAACGTGGCCTGATTCAATCTAATAAAACCCGCCTTCTCGAAGCCGATAAACGCGATGAACAGGCCGATGCCCGCGGCTATGGCCTTCCGCACCGACGGGGGCAGCGCGTCGACTATGAGCGAGCGGATGCGCAGTAGGGTCAATACCGTGAATATCACGCCCGATATGAAGACGGCGCCGAGCGCGGTCTGCCACGGCACCCCCATCATCAGGACGACGG is a genomic window containing:
- a CDS encoding NCS2 family permease; protein product: MLERFFHIRERNSTVRRELLGGVVTFMTMSYIIFVNPAILSAAGLDFGGALVATCVAAATGTLLMGLLANYPIAQAPGMGLNAYFAYTVVLMMGVPWQTALGAVFISGVIFTVLTLLRIRSLIVDALPPSVRKAIAAGIGLFIAFIGFEKAGFIRLNQATFVTLGDLTHPAALLAVFGLVVTAIMLVLKWRGALLYGMLLTAAAALVFGQVEYTGVVAVPESVAPVFVGPLKHLVEVGPLPKATLFLQMDLAGAFKLGLLNVIFVFLFMDMFDTLGTFLGIAEQGKFLDEKGRMPRINRALISDGVATSVGAAFGTSTTTSYIESAAGIAAGARTGLANVVTAALFLVAPLFLPLARMVGGGIMVTQGAPLEGVLGGASVRGFFEMTRFLQPITAPALIIVGSFMLTGLKDIKWDVPVEAIPAFVTLIAIPFTFSIANGITLGFISYPIVMVVAGRWREVSPLAYVLAALFVARLIFLAA